The Vulpes lagopus strain Blue_001 chromosome 6, ASM1834538v1, whole genome shotgun sequence genome has a segment encoding these proteins:
- the NGB gene encoding neuroglobin, translating to MERPEPELIRQSWRAVRRSPLEHGTVLFARLFDLEPDLLPLFQYNCRQFSSPEDCLSSPEFLDHIRKVMLVIDTAVTNVEDLSSLEEYLAGLGKKHRAVGVKLSSFSTVGESLLYMLEKCLGPAFTPAVRAAWSQLYGAVVQAMSRGWDGD from the exons ATGGAGCGCCCCGAGCCCGAGCTGATCCGGCAGAGCTGGCGGGCGGTGCGCCGCAGCCCGCTGGAGCACGGCACCGTGCTGTTCGCCAG GCTGTTTGACCTGGAGCCTGACCTGCTGCCCCTCTTCCAGTACAACTGCCGCCAGTTCTCCAGCCCGGAGGACTGCCTGTCCTCCCCCGAGTTCCTGGACCACATCAGGAAG GTGATGCTCGTGATTGACACTGCTGTGACCAATGTAGAGGACCTGTCCTCGCTGGAGGAGTACCTTGCTGGCCTGGGCAAGAAGCATCGTGCAGTGGGTGTGAAGCTCAGCTCGTTCTCG ACGGTGGGGGAGTCCCTGCTCTACATGCTGGAGAAGTGCCTGGGCCCCGCGTTCACGCCAGCCGTGCGGGCCGCCTGGAGCCAGCTCTACGGGGCCGTGGTGCAGGCCATGAGTCGAGGCTGGGACGGCGACTAA